Below is a window of Candidatus Liberimonas magnetica DNA.
TGAAATCCTGGATGTTTTCCTGGTATCCCGCAAAGATTATCTTGTCATGCAAACCGGATTCATCGGTTAATTCTATTAAGGTCTTTTTAAAAGGACCGTCTCCCAGTACAAGATAATAAACATCCGGATATTTATCTCTCAATACTTTAGCTGCTTCAATTAAATACTGCTGCCCCTTTCCTTTTGGAAGGTTCATCGCTCCGATGTTCCCAATAACTACCTTGTTTTCAAGCCCGTATTTTTTTCTTACTTCCATCCCAGAAACATTTGAATTAAATACCTTAAAATCCAATCCGTTATAGATTACCCTGACCTTATTTTCCGGTATATTTTCATTTATGATAAGGTTATCCTTAACTGCCTCAGATATAGCTATCACCTTGTCTGCCCATCTGTAATGGCTTCTTGAATACCATTTGTGCGGTATATCGGCATGCCTGTGAAATACTACTTTAAGCCTGGACCCTTTTAACCATTTTACGAATATGCACGGCCAGAATACTTTTCCCTGATGCGCATGAATGATGTCAGCTTTTTCTTTATTTACCGTGTTCCATAATTTTATAAATCCAACAGGGTCGAACGAACCTTTTATAGCGACAGGGTAAACCTTTATGCCAAGGGCCTTTGCCCTTTCAAACAAATAACTGTCCTGCGGGCATGCTATTGCGTTGTCTATCCCTCGTTTCTGGAGCTCGTTTACTATGGAAAGCATTACTTTTTCTGCACCGCCGGCTGTCCAGGAAGAATAAACATGCAGTATCTTTTTTAAACCCATCAATAAACCTCAATGCAAAATGCAAATTGAAAAGTGCAAAATTAAGGTGTCCTGACTTGAGTCATGACAATTTAAATAAGTTCTACAAAGAAGAACACCTCAATTTTGCATTTTACACTTTTATTTTTGCATTTATTTATATATTTTATTTCCCAGCTCGGCATACTCTTTAAAACTCGCTTTAAAAAACGTCTCAACAACTTCAAGGTTTTTTGCCTTTACACAAGCCCAATATTGGCCCAAAGAATAGCTCATTTTAACATAATCCCTTGTAAGCATCTGGGATTTATAGCATTCTAGAGCTTCTTTTTTTACAGGCCATTGGCTTGAGATATCAACCAAAATGTTCGGATAAACAGGAAACCAAATTGGATATGCATATACCATAAAATCGAAATTCATATTTTTTTCTAAACCTGTAAATGCCTGGTTTATCGCCCTGTGGTCAACATGGTTGTCAAGAAGGAACGGCAAAAACACGATCTCGGGTTTTTTATCCTCAATTATTTTTGAAAGGACATCTGATAATCCGGTATTGCCGGAAAGTGATTCGGCTTTATTTTGCAGGAAAGTATAAGACTCCACCTCTAATATTTTTAGCGCATTAAGCGATTCTTTGTCGCGTTCTTCTGAGTCATGAGTAAAGTAAACTATATCGCAGGTCCCGCCTTGTTTTATGTGTTTATACAAAGTCCCGCCGCAGCCGATTACCTCATCATCCTGGTGGGGAGCAAGAACCAAGACTTTTTTTCCGGGTAATTTATCTTCCAGATGAAGAGAGTATTTCAAGTAAGGCTGTATCGTTTCATATAAGCGGAATAACCTGCTATAGCGTATAAAATTTACCATTTAAAACTCCTAAAACAGACCAGAGACATCAGACTACAGACTTCAGACTAGAACCAACATTATTTATGTCTCTTGTCTGTAGTCTATATTTTCACAAGATTAAAGTTCCTGTGCTGTCCAATAGTTACGCGCTTTAAAAAATCCTGCATTATATCTTTTAAACTTCTGCATTTTAAGTATTGTTCTTTTACGGCTTTTATAAAAATATCATTTTCATGGCTCAGGATACCGCTCATTACAGAAGGGTGTTTTCCCGAATAACCGGCAAGATTTCCAAGGTCAGAAAAATAATCGGTCAGCTTTTTGTCACAGGTATTCTTGTCTATCCACGCATCATCATGCCAGAAATGGTGGAATGATTTTATCTTTTCAAGCATTATTTCCGGAGGTCTTGCCCAGCCGTAATGGAATATCCTTGCGCCGCAGTCAACAGCGCTTATCTTTTGTCCGTTTTTCCTGAAACCCTGGGCATCCCCGAAGGATCTTATCCCTGCGTTGTTGCGGATTACCCTGACTTCCTGTTTATACCAGTTACGGCCGGTTTGTACCGTAAAATAACTGCCATAAAAATGAAGGTATTTAAAAGCCAAACCGTCGATACTTTTGTTATCCTCGATTATTTCAAGCAGGGGTATTATATTCTGGAAATCGTCTTCATGCACCGCTTCATCTGCCTGCAAATAAAATATCCAACTTCCCTTGCATTGTTCAAGCGCCAGATTGGTCTGTTGTGAAAGGACAGCCCCTCCTGTCCTGTTATTCATATCCCAGACAGTATCTATTATTTTTACCTTTGGATCGTTGATATTTTCTATCATTTTTCTTGTCTGATCTTGTGAATCGCCGACACCGACAATAACTTCTCCGCAAATCGGCAAAACAGACCTTATGGACTCAATAAAAGGATATCCGTACTTTACCCCGTTTCGAACTATAGTGCAGCCGCTTAATCTCATTTAAACCCCTCAAGTTATTCCCGCTTTGCGGGATAGCTTAAATGCAAAATGTAAAGTGCAAAGTGCAAAATTGTTGTATCCCGCAAAGCGGGACACCTTAATTTTACATTTTTCATTTTGCATTTTGAATTCTTTAAAACATCTTAATGTTTTAAAGAGTAAAGTTTCTTTGCCCCATAATAAGCCCAGTAAGCCAGAACAACTCCATCGCTACCCCGGGCCCGCGCAGAAGAGTATCAAGGCAATCTCCGAACATAATTCCTATTATACCCCAGAACAAACCGAAGGCTACAGCTTTATAGAAACCATCCGATAAAAGATACATTTTCCAAACTTCTTTTAACCATGAATAAAATACAAAAAACAATACCAACATACCCAATAAACCGAATTCAGCAGCAAAATTAAGATAGAACGAATGAAGGTGAGGGTGGTGCCTTAAAACAGGTGTCTGCGCATTGTCCGGCAGCATTTTGTAGAACAACTCCTGCCTTATTCCCTGGCCCGGCCCGTAGCCAAAAACAGGGCTTGCTTTTATTTCCCATAACGCTACTTTGTATAAGCTCAATCTTTCCTGAACGCTTCCGTCGTTATAATTAGTTCTGCTTATTCGCGCACGTATCGTAGGAGATAAAAAATACAGCGCAGTTATAACTAAAACCGTTGTAACAGTGATGACCTTTAACTTAGAATTTATGGCCCATGACCTTATTCCATATACTGCGCCTAATATTAAATATGTGATCAAAGCTGCCGCATAATAACCCCTTGAACCGGTAAGGAAAATAGATCCTAAAA
It encodes the following:
- a CDS encoding glycosyltransferase family 4 protein, whose amino-acid sequence is MGLKKILHVYSSWTAGGAEKVMLSIVNELQKRGIDNAIACPQDSYLFERAKALGIKVYPVAIKGSFDPVGFIKLWNTVNKEKADIIHAHQGKVFWPCIFVKWLKGSRLKVVFHRHADIPHKWYSRSHYRWADKVIAISEAVKDNLIINENIPENKVRVIYNGLDFKVFNSNVSGMEVRKKYGLENKVVIGNIGAMNLPKGKGQQYLIEAAKVLRDKYPDVYYLVLGDGPFKKTLIELTDESGLHDKIIFAGYQENIQDFIAVMDIFCLLSWDKEGLGQVMIEAQAMGKPVIGTNVGGIPETFDSGKTGYLVPKEDSKELVRVLEILLSDEAKRKKMGADASNSVKEKFSIDSTINNIIEVYKSL
- a CDS encoding PIG-L family deacetylase, with product MVNFIRYSRLFRLYETIQPYLKYSLHLEDKLPGKKVLVLAPHQDDEVIGCGGTLYKHIKQGGTCDIVYFTHDSEERDKESLNALKILEVESYTFLQNKAESLSGNTGLSDVLSKIIEDKKPEIVFLPFLLDNHVDHRAINQAFTGLEKNMNFDFMVYAYPIWFPVYPNILVDISSQWPVKKEALECYKSQMLTRDYVKMSYSLGQYWACVKAKNLEVVETFFKASFKEYAELGNKIYK
- a CDS encoding glycosyltransferase family 2 protein, with the translated sequence MRLSGCTIVRNGVKYGYPFIESIRSVLPICGEVIVGVGDSQDQTRKMIENINDPKVKIIDTVWDMNNRTGGAVLSQQTNLALEQCKGSWIFYLQADEAVHEDDFQNIIPLLEIIEDNKSIDGLAFKYLHFYGSYFTVQTGRNWYKQEVRVIRNNAGIRSFGDAQGFRKNGQKISAVDCGARIFHYGWARPPEIMLEKIKSFHHFWHDDAWIDKNTCDKKLTDYFSDLGNLAGYSGKHPSVMSGILSHENDIFIKAVKEQYLKCRSLKDIMQDFLKRVTIGQHRNFNLVKI
- a CDS encoding O-antigen ligase family protein, translating into MNKITDKVLKILNYLFALSMPFTHVIGYITGGVAFLFSWDQWKRLRHEKLFFWLKILMIYGLIRSFFSEEPNIGYMAMLGYLTQWMFPFVLGYTLPDFSSFRKSFWTYYITFTILVFLSILAFFGLFPKIIFTDFEFAKEGLLKGGRSHIALAALCLLASFLSLGHYLHNSGLKMPVKNFFIFLLLFFLGSIFLTGSRGYYAAALITYLILGAVYGIRSWAINSKLKVITVTTVLVITALYFLSPTIRARISRTNYNDGSVQERLSLYKVALWEIKASPVFGYGPGQGIRQELFYKMLPDNAQTPVLRHHPHLHSFYLNFAAEFGLLGMLVLFFVFYSWLKEVWKMYLLSDGFYKAVAFGLFWGIIGIMFGDCLDTLLRGPGVAMELFWLTGLIMGQRNFTL